Below is a window of Picosynechococcus sp. PCC 7002 DNA.
AATTTAGATAGTGACACGGTAACGCAATCAAAAAATCTTGTTACACATCGCCGCAGCGGTCTAAGTCCCTTGGAAATCCGGGGTAAAATAACCACAGACCGCACCATTCGTGCTAAAGGACATTGGCAATGCAGAAAGTATTATTTCTGTTTGGAGAATTAAATGATGATGATATTGACTGGCTTATCACTGCCGGTAAGATTGCCAAAATTCCACCGCAAACAGTTTTAATCCAGGAAAATCAACCCCTGGAAAATTTCTACATTCTCCTCGATGGCTCGGTATCGGTTTTCATTGACCTCATGGGAGTGACAAAGGATATTGCGGTGCTCCAGAGTGGGGAAGTTTTTGGGGAACTGTCTTTTATTGATCAGCAGTTACCCAGTGCCAGTGTCAAAACCTGTGGTGAATGCTTATTACTGGCCGTATCCCAAGACAAAATTTCCGACCGCCTGAATCAAGATATTGGCTTTTCGGCGCGATTTAATCGGGCGATCGCCACTTTTTTAGCGAGTCGTCTTCGGAATACGGTGCGTCACCTCGGCGAGGATAAAGATTTTGTGTTTAATCAAAGTCGCGCTACCGAAGCCGTGCCCAGCATGATTCAAGAAAATCTCAATGTCGCTACCACCCGCTTTGATTGGTTGCTGCGCCGGGTACAATCCCAAACGGTGCCGGAAAATCCTGTTTAACGCTCTCCGCCAGGTAAAAGCAGTTTGAAGTATGGTGTGATAGAAATTTTAGAATCTTATGGTCATGGGCTATTGGTACGCGGGGGCTTGGTACGAGGGGACAGAACTGACTCTCCCGGTTAGTGATCCGAGTTTTTTATTTGGGGCGACCCTCTTTACGACCCTCCGGGCTCACCAAAACTCCCTCACGGATCCCCGCAGTCTGTGGTCTCACCATGGCGATCGCCTCCGCCACAGCATTAAAACTTTGCAATGGCCAGCACCCGATTGGGAGCGCATTAACCAGGGCGCCCAAAAAGTGGCCACCGTCGCCCCCGTGGTGCGGGTGACAATCCTCCATGATGGCCGCGAACTGATCCTCGGCCGTCCACTGCCGGAACATTTAGCCCAACAGCAGCAGCAGGGAATCCAAGGTTGGTTGGCCCAAGACCCCTACTTCCAGAGACCCCAGGCGGATTTTAAAACAGGCAATTACCTCAGCGCGTGGCAGGCCCGCCAACGGGCGATCGCCTTGGGGGCCGGAGAAGCAATTTTGCCAGATCCCAGCGGCCACTGGCTCGAAACCGCCACCGGAAATTTATGGGGGTTTAAACAAGGAACTTGGTACACGCCGCCCCTAGGGGGAATTTTGCCTGGGGTGATGCGATCGCACCTCCTAGGGCAACTGCAAAAACACCAAATACCCGTCCAGGAAATTCCTTGGGACATTGATTTGATCCAAACCTTCGAGGCGATCGCCTACAGCAACAGCGTCGTGGGCGTGATTCCTTTCCAAGCAATTCAGGGAGCAAATTTTTCCTTAAACGCTCTCCAAATCAACCATCCAGCCCTGCGCCACCTCCAGCATTTGAGCGGTCAACTGGTCGTGTAATCCAGGTAAATCCCGAAAAAACATTGAGAAAAATCTTAAAATACTTAAAATAAAGTAACAAGCCGTAATAAAAACGCGATTAATTTTCATAATTAGCGGCCCCTGCTGGCTTCATTATTTTCAGAAATTTCTATGAATCATTTCTTGCCTCGTCCCCTGCTCCGTAGTCTTTTCGCGGTCTGTTTGGCGGTGATGACCTGGGCGATCGCCCCCGCTGCCTTCGCCGTTAACAACCCTGAACTGCTCCCCGATTATGAAACGCCGGTCGTGGATTTGGCGAACTTCCTCCCCCAGCTCCAGGAAGAAAATCTCGTGACGGATCTGAACAATTTTGAAGCAGAAACGGGCTGGAAAATGCGCGTCTTAACTCAATTTGATCGCAGTCCCGGACGGGCCGTAAAGGAATACTGGGGTCTCGATGATAAAAGCATTTTGCTCGTTGCCGATGGTCGGGGGGGTAACCTCTTAGCCTTTAGCATTGGTGATGATGTTTATGAGCTGATGCCCCGCACCTTCTGGATCGAACTCCAGACTCGCTTCGGTAATATGTACTACGTTCGTGAACATGGCGAAAATCAGGCGATCGCCGACGCTCTAGAAACCGTTAAAGTCTGTGTCACCAAAGAAGGCGGTTGTATCGTTGTGCCTGGCTTACCCCGTGAACAGTGGCTACTCACCCTCATTAGTTCCGTTGTTGGGGGCGTTATCTGTGGCTTTGCTGCCATTCCCCGCAAGGAAGGTCAAGCCTTTGCTTGGCAGTGGGCCTTAATCATGTCTCCCCTCTGGGGCATCCTCTTCCTCGCCTTCGGCGTTGGCCCCGTTGTCACCCGCACCTCCGACTGGTTACCCCTACTCCGCAATGTCCTCGGCTTCATGATGGGGGCGATCGTGGCCTTTATTGCGCCGATGTTTAATCAACCGAATCCTTCCGAATCTGAATCCTAAAGCTTGTCCCCTTGTAAAATTCAACCTGAAGCCTCTCAGTTCCTTGGGAGGCTTTTTTATCTGCTCGCCCAGAAAAAAACAAAAATTGCAATCAGACTATAAATAGTGCTTTCTGGGGGACAATCATTCCAACTACACCCATCACTGGTGTGGTATCTCTCAGCAAACTCTTTTAAACTAAACTAAGACCTTTTAAGATTTGTATCCTCTACGCGGCCCCAGCCACTATGCAACAATCTCTCCTTGACCGGATGCCCACCAATCCCATCTTTAATCCCGATGGGAATGACGATATCGCCCACCGTTCCATTTGGTTCGGGGAAACTACCAACCTGATGCAGCTGAACGACGTTCGCTACCCTTGGGCGGTGGGACTGTACCAACAGATGCGCGAAAACTTTTGGATTCCCCAGAAGCTGGACATTACCCAGGATGTCACCGACTACCACAACCTGACAGATTCAGAACGCCGCGCCTTTGACGGGATCCTCAGCTACCTCACATTCCTTGATTCTGTCCAAACCTGTAATCTTCCTCACATCAAAAGCTCGATTACGGCCCCAGAGATTAGCCTGTGCATCGCCGAGCAGATCTCCCAGGAGGGGATGCACAACCAGTCCTATCAATACATGATTGAGACGATTATCCCTAGCGATCGCCGCAGTGCCGTCTATGATTTTTGGCGTACGGATAAAGTCTTACGCGATCGCTGTGAGTACATTGCCAGCAACTACCAACGCTACATTGACAACCCCACCCCAGAAAATTACTTCACAACCCTCGTCGCCGACTATTTGCTAGAAGGGCTGTATTTTTACAATGGTTTTGTGTTCTTCTATAACCTTGCCTCGCGGATGTTGATGCCCGGTTCTGCGGATATCTTTAAGATGATTAACCGGGACGAACTCAGCCACGTGCGCCTATTCCAAAAACTGATCCCAGAGGCCATGGCCACCTTTGATCACTCTGTCGATCACATCTATGAAATGGTGGAACGGGCTGTACAGTACGAATGCCAATGGACAAACCACATTGTCGGCAACGATATCCTCGGCATTACAGAACAAAGCACCGAGATTTACACCAAGTATTTAGCGAATATTCGTCTTCAAGCTATCGGCCTCGAACCGTTGTACAAAGGGGATCAATACAAGAAAAGCCCCTACCGTCACCTCGAACGATTCTCAGACACAAAAAAAGAAGGCAACACCAAAGCCAACTTCTTTGAGGCCGGGGTGACCAGCTACGTGATGTCATCGGGAATTACGGGTTGGGATGAATTTTAAACAGACACTGGGGGCGATAATGCAGCAAAAAATCTGTAGTTTGTTGTACTGTTTTTCGTCCCTTATTCTGCCCGCAGTCGCAATGAGCTAAAATTAGCGTTGCATATCCGTTCAGTTTGAGGAGGAGAGGACTATTCCTGAACCGCTAAATCTGACTGTAAGTTTGAGAGGAACTTACGAAGTCATTGACAACAAATATCAAATTTTCCGCTTAACTGGGTTATTGGATGCTTTTTCCGAGCCTGTGTTTAGTACAGCCATCAAAAACCGCATTAATGAAGGCCCCCACGATATTATCCTCTCCCTAGCCCAAATTGATTTTGTGGATAGTTCTGGTATCGGTGCCCTGGTGCAGTTGGTAAAACACACCCAAAATGCTGGGGGAACGATGCAGGTGGTAACCAATCCACGGGTGACCCAAACGGTGAAGTTGGTTCGCCTAGAGAAGTTTTTGTCTCTACGGAACTCCATTGATGAGGCGATCGCCCACCTAGACGAGAAAAAATAGGGACGAGAAAACCATTGTTTGTCCCTGACATTACCGCTGATCAGCTCCGACAATTATCCCCCGCGTCCTTAGCCTATGTGGGGGATGCTGTTTATGAACTCTACAGCCGCTGTTATTTTTTGTTGCCCCCCTGTCGCATCGCGGATTACCACGGTAAGGTGGTGGCGGAGGTGCGGGCAGAAACCCAAGCCCAATATTTAACTCTCCTGGAACCCCATTTAAGCGAGCTAGAACGGGACATTGTTCGCCGGGGGCGCAATGCAGCCACCGGAAAACCAAGGCGTCTGAGCTTAGCTATTTATCGGCAGGCTACGGGCTTTGAAGCCCTAGTCGGATATCTCTATCTCACAAACCCGCAGCGTTTGGCCGAATTATTTACCTGTTTACCCCAAGAACGGTCTGGGGTCTGATATGATCGACTCTCTTTTGTGTTTCGTTGGGGCTTTTTCCCCCAGGGAGCGCTCCGCCTGAGGTAAGACAAAAATATGTTTGTGTTGATTTAAGGGTTGGCTGAAAAAGGTGATTTTGTTGACTTTAAATAACCAGAGTCATACTCTAGGCGATCGCCCCAGCCCCTGCAACTGATTTTCCTTGACAAGTTAATACATCTGAACGACCAAAGACTGATTTTTTATGAACAAGCCACATCGATCCGATTCGGGTAAAAAATACGGTAGAGCTGCTGGGGGAAGAGACCGCAAGCCGAGCAAAAAGTATGGAAAAGCTTCTTCCTTTGATCGGGATCGACGTTCTGATCGCCGCGAAGATGGCGGTAAATTTGAACGGGGCGATCGCCCAGCCCCCCGTCGCAAGGGTCAATTTTCCCGACGAGACGAAGGAGGAGAGCGCTCCTTTAAACGTTTTGATAAACGCAGCAGCCAAGGTGCGGGCCCGAATAAAAGACGCCCCATTACAGACCGTCCCAAGCCCCAGCGCAGCCAAGGGTCAGAATTCATCCCCCAAGATGCGCCTGAACTCACGCCCCAAACCGCCCCAGAGGAAGTTACCGAAGCAGTCACTCCAGAAGAAGATAATGACTTGATCTACGGCAAACATGCGGTGTTATCAGTGCTGGAGAGCGAACGTCCCCTCAACCGAATTTGGGTCACCTCCCGCCTGCGCCACGCCAATCGTTTCCATACCCTCCTCCAGGCCGCCAAGAACCAAGGCACGGTGATCGACGAAGTGAGCATGTCCCGCCTAGACTATCTGACCAACCGGGGCGTCCACCAGGGCATCGCTGTGCAGACGGCTCCCTATGAATATATGGAGTTGCCGGATCTCATTGAGCAAGCGAAGGCCAAAACAGAATCCCCCGTGGTTGTGATTGCCGACGGCATCACCGATCCCCATAATTTGGGGGCGATTATTCGTACTGCCGAAGCGATTGGTGCCCAAGGGATGATTATTCCCCAACGGCGGGCGGTGGGGGTAACCTCAACGGTGATGAAGGTGGCCGCCGGTGCCCTTGAACATTTCCCGGTTGCGCGGGTGGTCAATCTTAGTCGGGCCATGGAAGAACTCAAGGAAGCTGGTTTCTGGATTTATGGCACTGCCGCCGGAACCAGTAAAGCCTTACACAATATCAAATTTGAAGGTGCGATAGGATTAGTTATCGGTTCGGAAGGACAAGGTCTTAGTTTGTTGACGCAAAAGCATTGTGATGAACTGGTTGCAATTCCGATGACCGGGAAAACCCCTAGCCTAAATGCTTCCGTCGCTGCGGCGATCGCCTTATATGAAGTGTACCGACAAAAGCTTGTACGCCAGGTGCAAATCACCCTCCCGGATACCCCCTAAGGCAGTATGCAAAGTGAGCGCTTTCGGGATAAAACAAGAGTTGTTGGTTTGGATCCAGACAAGCTATCTTCAACAACAAGTATTTTTCCAGTAGACCCATACCTCAAACTTCACCACCACAGGGACAGATATGAAAGAACTTTTGCTCAAGCTCTTCGAGACCATTGGTCGTGCCTATTGGCTTGAAATTACCACTGAGCAACCGGAGTGTACCTACTACTTTGGTCCTTACCTCAGTCGCAAAGAGGCGATCGCCGCCCAGCCCGGTTTCCTCGAAGACCTTACCAACGAAGGCGCCCAGAACATCAACGTAAACCTACAGCGGTGTCGTACCCCCAAAGAGCTCACCATTTTTGATGACTCTGGGTCAAAAAAAACCCTGATGCCCATCTTTAGCTTTAGCCACTAGCTTCTGAATTATTCCCCCTGGTAATCCCCATTTTCTGTGTGTGCCCCGGCGCTATTCATAATGGGGATTTTTGTCGTGGTTGCGAAGCCGCTTCCCTGAAACCAGGACGCCACAGGGGTAGAAGTCTTGTGATATCTTCATTAGGGAACAAAATCTATATTCTGTCCATTTCCTAGCAAGTGTTCGAGGCAAAATAGCGTGTCGTTAAATTTTCAAGAAATCATCGCCACCCTCAATCAATTTTGGCGGGATCGTGGTTGTCTAATTGCCCAGCCCTACGACACCGAAAAAGGGGCCGGCACTATGAACCATCACACTTTTTTGCGGGCGATTGGCCCTGAACCTTGGTCCGTTGCCTATGTCGAACCTTGCCGTCGCCCTACCGATGGCCGCTACGGTGAAAACCCCAACCGGGTACAGCATTATTTCCAGTACCAGGTGATCATCAAACCGTCACCGGACAACATTCAAGAAATCTATTTAGACTCCCTCAAAGCCCTAGGGATTCAGCCGGAAGACCACGATATCCGCTTTGTAGAAGATAACTGGGAGTCGCCGACCCTCGGTGCCTGGGGTGTGGGCTGGGAAGTGTGGCTTGATGGCATGGAAATCACCCAATTTACCTACTTTCAACAATGTGGTGGCCTTGACTGCCGCCCGGTTTGTATTGAAATTACCTACGGCCTAGAACGCCTGGCAATGTACCTCCAGGAAGTGGACGCGATCACCAAGATCCGCTGGAATGAGACCACCAGCTACGGAGATATTTTCCTGCAAAGTGAAATTGAGCAATGCACCTACAATTTTGAAGCGTCTAATCCGGAAATGTTGTTTCAGCTATTTTCGCTCTACGAAGCAGAAGCTCAACAACTCATTGAGAAAGGGTTGGTGATGCCGAGCCTTGATTATGTGCTGAAATGTTCCCACACCTTTAATTTACTCGATGCGCGGGGGGTGATTGCCGTGGCCGAACGTACCCGCTACATTGGGCGGATTCGTCACATGGCCCGCCAGGTGGCCCACCTTTACCTTGCCCAACGGGAAGAATTGGGCTTTCCGTTACAAAAGGCGATCGCCTAAGCTGGAGATAGACTCCGCCGACGAATTGAGGTATTGCGATGCGTACTTCCCTAGGGGCCATTGCCGAGCACATTGCGGCAACCACTGGCCAACCGTTTACCCTCGAACAGCAGCGTTCCGTGGGGGGCGGCTGTATTAATCAGGGCTACTGTTTGGCAGGCTCTGGCCAGCGGTATTTTGTGAAGCTCAATCGCCCGAATCAGACGGCAATGTTCGCCGCAGAAGCCTTGGCCCTCCAGCAAATGGGCGCAACCCAAACTATCCGTGTTCCAAAGCCCATCTGTTGGGGGGAAACCGAGAGTAATAGTTATATCGTCCTGGAATGGATCGACCTCGGTGGTGGTAGTGGTGATGCTTGGCAAGCCATGGGCCACCACCTCGCAGAACTTCACCGTCGGGGTACGGCGGAAAAATTTGGCTGGGATCGCCCCAACACCATTGGTTCTACGCCCCAAATGAATGACTGGCAAAGCAATTGGGCTGAATTTTGGGCGGAACAACGCCTTGGCTATCAACTGCGTCTTGCGAGGCGAAAAGGGGGCGATTTTCCGGAGCCACAGCGGATCATTGAAGGAGTACGAAGAATTTTGCGGGATCATCAGCCCCAACCCTCCCTCGTCCACGGGGATCTTTGGTCAGGGAATGCCGCAGTGACCGACCAGGGGGAACCAATTATTTTTGACCCAGCGGCCTACTACGGCGATCGCGAAGTAGATATTGCGATGACAGAGCTATTTGGTGGCTTTCCGGGACGTTTTTACCAGGGCTATAACGAGGCTTGGCCCCTGGATTCTGGCTATGGCGATCGCCGCGATTTATACAACCTCTATCACGTGCTCAATCACTTCAATTTATTTGGTGGGGGCTATGGCAACCAAGCCAAGCGAATTATTCAGCAGCTTTTTTAAGAGTGTTTTTAAGGTTGTCCCAAACCCTGAGATCGGTGGGTTCGTCAATGTCCTGGAGTATTGGCAGTAAGGCAAGGCTTAGATTTAACTGCTGGCAGCGGGCCTCGGTTTCCGAGAAAACTTGAGCTGTACCCCAGGGCATTTTTGTAAAGAGAGCAGCAATATTTTGGCGCAGACCAATCAGATAATAACCACCGTCTACTGCTGGGCCAAGGACAACTTCAGCCGCATCGAGTTTATCAAAGGCCGCTGCGAGAATTTCATCGGTAATGCTTGGGCAGTCGATACCAATCACCACGGTTTTGTCATAACCTTGTTGTTCACTGGTTTGAAAAGCATGAATCAGGCGATCGCCTAAATCTTGGCCCTGTTGCGCTTGATAATGCCACTGTTCCCCCAGCCAGGCCGCCATTTGGGGCATTGTAGCGCCGGAAAAGTAAATCGAAATATCGATATTTTTCAAAACTTCTACGGTTTTCAGAGTATCTTCCGTCAGGTGGCGTTGTAGTGTTGCGGCCCCCTCCGCCCCTAAAGCAGGAATTAAACGGGTTTTTGTCTGGCCCGGCACCGGGTAGCGGGTGAAAATAATGAGATGAGCTGCTTTGTGACACATTACTGATAAACGGGGTGTTGCCCATAGAACGGTACAACCGCGCCCCAAGGCCCCTGGGGGTTTGCTTGCCATTGGGATTGGGCAAGGCTTAAAACTTCAGTCACAGTATCACCAATCGTTTCTGGGGGATCGATCACCTGCAAATCAGGAAAATTGCCCTGACAATCTGCCCAAGCCGTGGGGGTAAATAACTGATCCGGCACGAGGGCGATCGCCCCTGTCGCAGTGATTTGATAAATGGCCCCAAAGACTGCGCCCCGTCGCGCTGGCAAAGCCACAGCCACCGTTTGACCCAGACAATTTTCTCGGTTCCGAAAAGCGCACCCCGTCGTGGATCGCTGTGCGATCGCCGCTAAGGTCGAGATGCCATAGAGGGGAATGTTTAACTGTTGGGCGAGGGTGCGGGCCGTGACAACGCCTAACCGAGTGCCCGTAAAGCCACCAGGCCCCTTTGCCACCCCTAAAAAGGCGATGTCTTGCCAAGCATGGGGCTGGATAAACTCCTGGAGATAGCAATGGAGTTGGGCCGATAGATCCCGTCCCAGTTCCCACAGGGCCGTGCGTTGTTCCCCTGTGACCAAGTTCCGTAAACTCAGCCCTAACTGGGGGGTTGTGGTGTGGAGTGCTAAACCCAAGGTGGGCTCCGGTGCGATCGCCATAGATGTCTGCAAATTGCCACAAATAACAGGCCTTTCATTCTAGGCGATCGCCTGCCGATTACCCAACGGTAGCCCCATAAATTTAGCCTTAGGGATTAGGAATTTTGGCCATTTAAGCTATGATAGAAAATGCTGTCTTTATATAGAATTTTTAGACTAAATTTCATGGCCAAGAAATCAATGATTGAGCGCGACAAGAAACGTGCTCGCATGGTGGCAAAATACGCCGCAAAAAGAGCTGCCCTTAAGGAAGCTTTTAACAACGCAGCTGATCCCCTCGAAAAACTCGAAATCCACCGCAAAATCCAGAATCTTCCCCGCAACAGCTCTCCGACCCGGATGCGCAACCGTTGCCAAATTACTGGCAGACCCCGCAGCTACTACCGCGACTTTGGTCTGTGCCGTAACGTCCTCCGGGATTGGGCTCACCAAGGCTTGCTCCCCGGCGTGGTTAAATCCAGTTGGTAACGACTGGCTTCTACCCCAATGGTTGAGGCAATCAATCCATTATTTTTTTAATATTTTTGCCAAGGTAGAGTCCCGCTCTACCTTTTTTGATGGCTACTTTTGATCGCCAGGGGAGGAGAGAAGGCAATTTGTAAAAAGCATCAGGCAACACCTCCCCTCAAGAAATTCTTTCGTTACACTAGAGTCGTCTTTGGGTGTTTTTTTGTATTGATTAAAACCTCATTGGAGTTATCGTAGGCGATCGCCATGTCTGAATCCGAAAAAGAAAAATTTTTATTCCCCATTGAGAGCTACCGAGGCGACTTCAAAATGGAGAAAGTCCTCTTTAATGCCAACCTCCAGGAGTTTGCCCAGCGGGTGAATTTTATCTGCAACCTAGAAACGAACGGCAAAATTTCATCACAACAAGCCTATCAAGAAATAAAAAACCTTTGGAAAACCCTTAAAAGTACCCGCAAAAGCCTTGAACTCCCCGACGAGGAGAACAAAGCCTAATCTTTTTTGGGAATAATATTGGTGATCTTTTCGCTACTTTTCCACCAGCCAGAGGGGTAAACTTTGGCTTGGATTTACTGCTAAACCTTGAATATTAGCCTGGGCAAAAACATATTCTTTCCCTTGCCAAATGGGGATATAGGGCACATCCGCCACCATTTGTTCCTGGATTTGCGTGAAAATTTCGAGGCGTTTTGTTGGGTCAGTTTCTGTCCGTTGGGCATCAATTAATTGGTTCATCGCTTCATTCCAATAAAAAGACCCTTGGTTTTGCGCGCCCCCCGATTCACAGCCCGTTTCTGGCGATCCCACCTCACAATTCAAAAGGGGATGAATGTAATTATCCGCATCTAAAAAGTCCGGGTACCAGTTCCCCAGGGCTGCCGGATAAATCCCCTGGGCAATATTTTGAAAAAAGGTCGCCCCTTCCACACTGCTGGGTTCAAATTGCAACAAGCCCTCCAGTTCACGGTTGGCATACTCCCTTAGGGTTGTGGCGATAATGCCACGGGTGGTGGAGCCGGACGGATACCACAGGGGAATTACAGCCGGATTTTCTGGGGTAAAGCCCGCTTCGGTGAGGAGGGTTTTGGCCTGTTCAATGTTGGCATCACCATAGGCGCTTTGGAATAGCGGTTGTGATGCTGGAAAAGAAGTCGGAATCAAACTATAGAGGGGATCAGCCTGGCCATTGAGTACCCGTTCGTTGATCAGGTTGCGGTCGAGGAGAGCGGCGATCGCCTGGCGGACTTCGAGCTGATCGAGGGGGGCTTGGTTACGGTTTAGCACCATAAAATTCACCGCTGTCCCCTCTGCTTCTAGGGCTTGAATTTCGCCGCTTTCTGCCTCCCGTAGGAGATTACTCACCTGTTCCGGCTCCAGGGATTGGTAGGCGATATCCACGGCCCCCGTCTGGAGCGCATTAAATAAATTGGCAGCATTACTATTAAAAATTTGGATATCAACTCCGGCATTCTTCGCTGTCTCGCCCCAGTAATCGTCATTACGGTCGAGGGTAATGGTGTCGCTCGTAAAAGCCGTTAGCTTGTAGGGGCCAGTGCCCACCAGTTGACTGGGGTTAAAGGCACCTTCGCCGATTTCGTAGGCCGCGGGGGAAACAGCACTAGCCCCAGCAAAAGCCAATAATGCAGGAAACGCAGCAAAGGGTTGCTTGAGGGTAATGGTGAGTTCATATTCCCCGGTCGCTTCGATATTCTCGATGATGTCCCCCAGTAAAAAGGAGGGTTTGCCTTTGTTTTCCATGAAGCGATCTAAAGAAAATTTCATCGCCGCCGCGTTAAAGGGTTCGCCATCATGGAAAGTGACGCCCTCCCGCAGGGGAATTGTATAGGTGAGGCCATCGTCGCTAATGGCGGGCAGAGCTGCGGCCAGGAGGGGTTTGATCTCCGTGGTCCCGATTTCGTAGGTGTAGAGACTTTCGGTGACGTTGTAGATGATATTTAAACCGGCAATTTCGTAGCTATCGGCGGGATCGATGGTGCGGGGTTTGGCGGTGGTGCCCAGGGCCAGACGATTATTGACATCGGCGCTAATGGTCGTCGTTTCGCTGTTGGGAGTGGTGCCGTTGGGATTGGGATTACAGCTCACCAGAAGGGAACCAAAACAAAGGGCGATCGCCGCTGCGGAATAAAATTGCCGGGAATGGATCATAGTGCTTTTGGACAACAGGACTAGGTGGACTTGATCATAGCGGGATTTGACCCCGAATATTGTTGGGCAGA
It encodes the following:
- a CDS encoding cyclic nucleotide-binding domain-containing protein, with the translated sequence MQKVLFLFGELNDDDIDWLITAGKIAKIPPQTVLIQENQPLENFYILLDGSVSVFIDLMGVTKDIAVLQSGEVFGELSFIDQQLPSASVKTCGECLLLAVSQDKISDRLNQDIGFSARFNRAIATFLASRLRNTVRHLGEDKDFVFNQSRATEAVPSMIQENLNVATTRFDWLLRRVQSQTVPENPV
- a CDS encoding aminotransferase class IV; this translates as MGYWYAGAWYEGTELTLPVSDPSFLFGATLFTTLRAHQNSLTDPRSLWSHHGDRLRHSIKTLQWPAPDWERINQGAQKVATVAPVVRVTILHDGRELILGRPLPEHLAQQQQQGIQGWLAQDPYFQRPQADFKTGNYLSAWQARQRAIALGAGEAILPDPSGHWLETATGNLWGFKQGTWYTPPLGGILPGVMRSHLLGQLQKHQIPVQEIPWDIDLIQTFEAIAYSNSVVGVIPFQAIQGANFSLNALQINHPALRHLQHLSGQLVV
- a CDS encoding TPM domain-containing protein, whose product is MNHFLPRPLLRSLFAVCLAVMTWAIAPAAFAVNNPELLPDYETPVVDLANFLPQLQEENLVTDLNNFEAETGWKMRVLTQFDRSPGRAVKEYWGLDDKSILLVADGRGGNLLAFSIGDDVYELMPRTFWIELQTRFGNMYYVREHGENQAIADALETVKVCVTKEGGCIVVPGLPREQWLLTLISSVVGGVICGFAAIPRKEGQAFAWQWALIMSPLWGILFLAFGVGPVVTRTSDWLPLLRNVLGFMMGAIVAFIAPMFNQPNPSESES
- a CDS encoding ribonucleotide-diphosphate reductase subunit beta, which gives rise to MQQSLLDRMPTNPIFNPDGNDDIAHRSIWFGETTNLMQLNDVRYPWAVGLYQQMRENFWIPQKLDITQDVTDYHNLTDSERRAFDGILSYLTFLDSVQTCNLPHIKSSITAPEISLCIAEQISQEGMHNQSYQYMIETIIPSDRRSAVYDFWRTDKVLRDRCEYIASNYQRYIDNPTPENYFTTLVADYLLEGLYFYNGFVFFYNLASRMLMPGSADIFKMINRDELSHVRLFQKLIPEAMATFDHSVDHIYEMVERAVQYECQWTNHIVGNDILGITEQSTEIYTKYLANIRLQAIGLEPLYKGDQYKKSPYRHLERFSDTKKEGNTKANFFEAGVTSYVMSSGITGWDEF
- a CDS encoding STAS domain-containing protein — protein: MTVSLRGTYEVIDNKYQIFRLTGLLDAFSEPVFSTAIKNRINEGPHDIILSLAQIDFVDSSGIGALVQLVKHTQNAGGTMQVVTNPRVTQTVKLVRLEKFLSLRNSIDEAIAHLDEKK
- a CDS encoding Mini-ribonuclease 3, producing the protein MFVPDITADQLRQLSPASLAYVGDAVYELYSRCYFLLPPCRIADYHGKVVAEVRAETQAQYLTLLEPHLSELERDIVRRGRNAATGKPRRLSLAIYRQATGFEALVGYLYLTNPQRLAELFTCLPQERSGV
- the rlmB gene encoding 23S rRNA (guanosine(2251)-2'-O)-methyltransferase RlmB, yielding MPQDAPELTPQTAPEEVTEAVTPEEDNDLIYGKHAVLSVLESERPLNRIWVTSRLRHANRFHTLLQAAKNQGTVIDEVSMSRLDYLTNRGVHQGIAVQTAPYEYMELPDLIEQAKAKTESPVVVIADGITDPHNLGAIIRTAEAIGAQGMIIPQRRAVGVTSTVMKVAAGALEHFPVARVVNLSRAMEELKEAGFWIYGTAAGTSKALHNIKFEGAIGLVIGSEGQGLSLLTQKHCDELVAIPMTGKTPSLNASVAAAIALYEVYRQKLVRQVQITLPDTP
- a CDS encoding DUF1816 domain-containing protein, coding for MKELLLKLFETIGRAYWLEITTEQPECTYYFGPYLSRKEAIAAQPGFLEDLTNEGAQNINVNLQRCRTPKELTIFDDSGSKKTLMPIFSFSH
- the glyQ gene encoding glycine--tRNA ligase subunit alpha; amino-acid sequence: MSLNFQEIIATLNQFWRDRGCLIAQPYDTEKGAGTMNHHTFLRAIGPEPWSVAYVEPCRRPTDGRYGENPNRVQHYFQYQVIIKPSPDNIQEIYLDSLKALGIQPEDHDIRFVEDNWESPTLGAWGVGWEVWLDGMEITQFTYFQQCGGLDCRPVCIEITYGLERLAMYLQEVDAITKIRWNETTSYGDIFLQSEIEQCTYNFEASNPEMLFQLFSLYEAEAQQLIEKGLVMPSLDYVLKCSHTFNLLDARGVIAVAERTRYIGRIRHMARQVAHLYLAQREELGFPLQKAIA
- a CDS encoding fructosamine kinase family protein, translated to MRTSLGAIAEHIAATTGQPFTLEQQRSVGGGCINQGYCLAGSGQRYFVKLNRPNQTAMFAAEALALQQMGATQTIRVPKPICWGETESNSYIVLEWIDLGGGSGDAWQAMGHHLAELHRRGTAEKFGWDRPNTIGSTPQMNDWQSNWAEFWAEQRLGYQLRLARRKGGDFPEPQRIIEGVRRILRDHQPQPSLVHGDLWSGNAAVTDQGEPIIFDPAAYYGDREVDIAMTELFGGFPGRFYQGYNEAWPLDSGYGDRRDLYNLYHVLNHFNLFGGGYGNQAKRIIQQLF
- a CDS encoding TIGR04282 family arsenosugar biosynthesis glycosyltransferase; the encoded protein is MASKPPGALGRGCTVLWATPRLSVMCHKAAHLIIFTRYPVPGQTKTRLIPALGAEGAATLQRHLTEDTLKTVEVLKNIDISIYFSGATMPQMAAWLGEQWHYQAQQGQDLGDRLIHAFQTSEQQGYDKTVVIGIDCPSITDEILAAAFDKLDAAEVVLGPAVDGGYYLIGLRQNIAALFTKMPWGTAQVFSETEARCQQLNLSLALLPILQDIDEPTDLRVWDNLKNTLKKAAE